In a single window of the Novosphingobium sp. IK01 genome:
- a CDS encoding acyl-CoA dehydrogenase C-terminal domain-containing protein: protein MQIYTAPLRDMGFVLNELHTDDGFGGLPAFADFTPELTEAVLGEAARLCQDVLLPLNRSGDEEGCTFENGTVRTPKGFGDAYRQFVDGGWNALVLPGEWGGQGAPEALGKLVEEMICATNVSFSLYPGLTNGAIAALTVYASDTLKQAYLPKMVSGEWSGTMCLTEPHCGTDLGLLRTRAVPGEDGSYAISGAKIFISAGEHDLTANIVHLVLARLPDAPKGVKGISLFLVPKFLPDEQGQPSVRNGAHCTAIEHKMGLKASATCQMQFEDAKGWLVGQPHRGLEAMFTMMNAERVGVGIQGLGIGEAAYQSAVWYARERVQGRSLSGVKHPDKPADPIIVHPDVRRMLLTMRAWNEGCRGVAGWVARALDAEKHGETPEQRQRAADFVALMTPVVKALFTDLGLESASLAVQCYGGHGYIRESGVEQYMRDARIAMLYEGTNGIQALDLVGRKMPAEMGRYLRSFFHPVSDFIEANSQDPAIGKMATGLGQAFKALQGATALIAERGLKDAEEGGAAASDYLRLLGLVAMGYCFAKASKIAAQALAQGSPDAAFYKAKIDTARFFFEKLLPQTASLYLTIKAGKGAVMDFAEAAF, encoded by the coding sequence ATGCAGATCTATACCGCGCCCTTGCGTGACATGGGCTTTGTTCTCAACGAACTGCACACCGACGACGGCTTTGGCGGCCTGCCTGCTTTCGCCGATTTTACCCCCGAACTGACCGAAGCGGTGCTGGGCGAGGCCGCGCGCCTGTGCCAGGACGTCCTGCTCCCGCTCAACCGCAGCGGCGACGAGGAAGGCTGCACGTTCGAAAACGGCACTGTTCGCACGCCCAAGGGCTTTGGCGATGCCTATCGCCAGTTTGTGGACGGGGGCTGGAACGCGCTCGTCCTGCCGGGCGAATGGGGCGGGCAGGGCGCGCCCGAAGCGCTGGGCAAGCTGGTCGAGGAAATGATCTGCGCGACCAACGTGTCGTTCAGCCTCTATCCGGGCCTCACCAACGGCGCGATTGCCGCGCTCACCGTCTATGCCAGCGACACGCTCAAGCAGGCCTACCTGCCCAAGATGGTCAGCGGCGAATGGTCGGGGACGATGTGCCTGACCGAACCCCATTGCGGGACAGACCTTGGCCTGCTGCGCACGCGTGCCGTGCCGGGCGAGGACGGCAGCTATGCGATTTCGGGTGCCAAGATCTTCATTTCGGCGGGCGAACACGACCTGACCGCCAATATCGTCCACCTCGTCCTCGCCCGCCTGCCCGACGCCCCCAAGGGGGTGAAGGGGATCAGCCTGTTCCTCGTGCCCAAGTTCCTGCCCGACGAGCAGGGCCAGCCTTCCGTCCGCAACGGCGCCCATTGCACCGCGATCGAGCACAAGATGGGCCTCAAGGCCTCGGCCACCTGCCAGATGCAGTTCGAGGACGCCAAGGGCTGGCTGGTGGGCCAACCCCATCGCGGCCTCGAAGCGATGTTCACGATGATGAACGCCGAACGCGTGGGCGTGGGCATTCAGGGGCTGGGGATCGGCGAGGCGGCCTATCAGTCGGCGGTCTGGTATGCGCGCGAGCGGGTTCAGGGCCGTTCGCTCTCGGGCGTCAAGCATCCCGACAAGCCCGCCGATCCGATCATCGTCCACCCCGATGTGCGGCGCATGCTTCTGACTATGCGCGCGTGGAACGAAGGGTGCCGGGGCGTGGCGGGCTGGGTCGCACGCGCGCTCGACGCGGAAAAGCACGGGGAAACACCCGAGCAGCGCCAGCGGGCCGCCGATTTTGTCGCCCTGATGACCCCGGTGGTCAAGGCGCTGTTCACCGACCTTGGCCTCGAAAGCGCGAGCCTTGCGGTCCAGTGCTATGGTGGCCACGGCTATATCCGTGAAAGCGGGGTCGAACAGTACATGCGCGACGCACGCATCGCCATGCTCTATGAAGGCACCAACGGCATCCAGGCGCTCGATCTGGTCGGTCGCAAGATGCCCGCCGAAATGGGCCGCTATCTGCGCAGTTTCTTCCACCCGGTCAGCGACTTCATCGAGGCCAACAGCCAGGACCCGGCCATCGGCAAGATGGCGACCGGGCTGGGGCAGGCGTTCAAGGCGCTTCAGGGCGCAACGGCTTTGATCGCCGAGCGGGGGCTCAAGGATGCCGAGGAAGGCGGCGCGGCGGCGAGCGACTACTTGCGCCTGCTGGGCCTCGTCGCGATGGGCTACTGCTTTGCCAAGGCGAGCAAGATTGCGGCGCAGGCGCTGGCCCAGGGCAGCCCGGACGCCGCATTCTACAAGGCCAAGATCGACACCGCGCGGTTCTTCTTTGAAAAACTGCTGCCCCAGACCGCCTCGCTCTATCTGACGATCAAGGCGGGCAAGGGCGCGGTCATGGACTTCGCCGAAGCGGCATTCTGA
- a CDS encoding MFS transporter yields the protein MSNAQRLRAILAGSAGNLIEWYDFYIYAFTALYFSSAFFPKGDPLVQIMATSGIFAVGFLIRPIGGWYFGRLADRHGRQRAMVVSVLMMGCGAALIAVLPTYDQVGLAAPALLLLARMIQGFSTGGQYGTAATYLSEIAGKGHRGFWSSFQYVTLVGGQLLATVVVLAMQHGLGEAAMKAYGWRIGFALGAGGAGLILVLRRFMLETGKAGQGKAGAGSLRELLTVHLRPFLLVVALTAGGSLSFYTFTTYMQKYLVLTVGMTKPDATLLMLGVLVVFMILQPIMGAVSDRIGRRNNILVFSALATVATFPIFTALAHVDVHGPRGSLPAGLLVLAGLLINSFYTSVSGVFKAEMFPVHVRALGVGLAYGLGNALFGGTAENVALALKSTGHESGFYWYVTVLCAVALVAALMLKDTRRNDPLG from the coding sequence ATGAGCAATGCCCAGCGCTTGCGCGCAATTCTGGCAGGTTCGGCGGGTAACCTCATAGAATGGTACGATTTCTACATATACGCTTTCACCGCGCTCTATTTCTCCTCGGCCTTCTTTCCCAAGGGTGATCCGCTGGTTCAGATCATGGCGACGAGCGGCATCTTTGCCGTCGGCTTCCTGATCCGGCCCATCGGGGGCTGGTACTTTGGCCGTCTGGCCGACCGCCACGGGCGCCAGCGCGCGATGGTGGTCTCGGTGCTGATGATGGGCTGTGGCGCGGCGCTGATCGCGGTTCTGCCGACCTATGATCAGGTCGGGCTGGCCGCGCCCGCGCTGCTGCTGCTGGCGCGGATGATCCAGGGTTTTTCGACCGGCGGCCAATATGGCACCGCCGCCACTTACCTGAGCGAAATCGCGGGCAAGGGCCATCGCGGGTTCTGGTCCTCGTTCCAGTATGTCACGCTGGTGGGCGGGCAATTGCTGGCGACGGTCGTGGTTCTGGCCATGCAGCACGGGCTGGGCGAGGCCGCGATGAAGGCCTATGGCTGGCGCATCGGCTTTGCGCTGGGCGCTGGCGGGGCCGGCCTGATCCTTGTTTTGCGGCGCTTCATGCTCGAAACCGGCAAGGCCGGGCAGGGCAAGGCGGGCGCCGGTTCACTTCGCGAGCTGCTGACCGTCCACTTGCGACCGTTCCTGCTGGTCGTCGCGCTCACGGCGGGGGGCAGCCTCTCGTTCTACACGTTCACGACCTACATGCAGAAGTATCTCGTGCTGACCGTGGGGATGACCAAGCCCGACGCGACCCTGCTGATGCTCGGCGTGCTGGTGGTGTTCATGATCCTTCAGCCGATCATGGGCGCGGTGTCCGACCGGATCGGGCGGCGCAACAACATTCTGGTCTTCTCGGCCCTTGCCACGGTCGCCACGTTCCCGATCTTCACCGCGCTCGCGCATGTCGATGTCCATGGGCCGCGCGGGAGCCTGCCTGCGGGCCTGCTGGTTCTGGCCGGGCTGCTGATCAACAGTTTCTACACCTCGGTCAGCGGGGTGTTCAAGGCCGAGATGTTCCCGGTCCACGTTCGCGCGCTGGGGGTCGGGCTGGCCTATGGCCTGGGTAATGCCCTGTTCGGCGGCACGGCGGAGAATGTTGCGCTCGCGCTCAAGAGTACGGGCCACGAAAGCGGGTTCTACTGGTATGTTACCGTGCTGTGTGCCGTGGCACTGGTCGCCGCGCTCATGCTCAAGGACACGCGGCGCAACGATCCGCTGGGCTGA
- a CDS encoding LysR family transcriptional regulator, whose translation MSDWAGLEELVAIAENGTFAAAARKLRRSTSHVSRAIAALEHRTGTALLHRTTRQVALTAAGRELAERGRRLIDERDAALAVASGDLGLRGSLRITCPTALGQHFIAPLALRHAMDNPSLDVTLDFSNRVVDIVAEGFDLAIRTGAQGDLRLAAHRLGGRNLVTCAAPSYLDRMGRPETIEDLEHHDCLMGSSDHWQFRRDLAETTYQPRGRWRCNNGPAVTSAALAGLGICQVPDFYAAQAIASGLLEPVLEAFRATEEPVWALHPRRRLVPRKVADFIALLGRKLPEAMARGASLA comes from the coding sequence ATGTCAGACTGGGCGGGTCTGGAAGAACTCGTTGCCATTGCCGAAAACGGCACTTTTGCGGCCGCTGCCCGCAAACTGCGGCGCTCCACCTCGCATGTCAGCCGGGCCATTGCCGCGCTCGAACACCGCACCGGCACCGCCCTGCTCCACCGCACGACCCGGCAGGTCGCGCTGACGGCAGCGGGCCGCGAACTGGCCGAACGCGGGCGCCGCCTGATCGACGAGCGCGATGCGGCACTGGCGGTTGCCAGCGGCGACCTTGGCCTGCGCGGAAGCCTCAGGATAACCTGTCCGACCGCGCTTGGCCAACATTTCATCGCGCCGCTCGCGCTGCGCCATGCGATGGACAACCCCTCGCTCGACGTGACCCTCGATTTCAGCAACCGCGTGGTCGACATCGTGGCCGAAGGCTTTGATCTCGCCATCCGCACCGGTGCACAAGGGGATTTGCGCCTCGCGGCGCACCGTCTGGGCGGGCGCAACCTCGTGACCTGCGCGGCGCCGTCCTATCTCGACCGGATGGGGCGCCCGGAGACCATCGAGGATCTCGAACACCACGATTGTCTGATGGGCTCGTCCGATCACTGGCAGTTCCGGCGCGACCTTGCCGAAACGACCTATCAGCCGCGCGGACGCTGGCGGTGCAACAACGGCCCGGCAGTCACTTCGGCGGCGCTGGCCGGACTGGGCATCTGTCAAGTGCCTGATTTCTATGCCGCGCAGGCGATTGCGTCGGGCCTGCTCGAACCCGTGCTCGAAGCCTTCCGGGCGACCGAGGAGCCGGTCTGGGCGCTGCATCCGCGCCGCCGCCTCGTGCCGCGCAAGGTTGCCGATTTCATCGCCCTGCTGGGCCGCAAATTGCCCGAGGCAATGGCCAGAGGTGCTTCACTGGCGTAG
- a CDS encoding flavodoxin family protein: MARTVVVYHSGYGHTKVVAEHVARGAQGTLVAIDAEGNLTEDEWALVNEADAIIFGTPTYMGNVSWQFKKFADATSKAWFTRAWQDKVFGGFTNSASPNGDKQVAMITLQTLASQHGGIWVSLGVPPSNTKAATIADPNNLGGSVGLLTRAPADASVDEVHSGDLATAETYGARVAAIAARLA, translated from the coding sequence ATGGCCCGCACTGTCGTTGTCTATCATTCCGGCTATGGTCACACCAAGGTCGTGGCCGAACACGTTGCCCGCGGCGCGCAAGGAACCCTCGTGGCGATCGACGCCGAAGGCAACCTGACCGAAGACGAATGGGCGCTGGTCAACGAAGCCGACGCGATCATCTTCGGCACGCCCACCTACATGGGCAACGTGAGCTGGCAGTTCAAGAAATTCGCCGATGCCACCTCGAAGGCCTGGTTCACCCGCGCCTGGCAGGACAAGGTCTTCGGCGGCTTCACCAATTCGGCCAGCCCCAACGGCGACAAGCAGGTCGCGATGATCACGCTCCAGACGCTCGCCTCGCAGCACGGCGGCATCTGGGTGAGCCTTGGCGTGCCTCCGTCGAACACCAAGGCGGCCACGATTGCCGATCCCAACAATCTGGGCGGTTCGGTCGGGTTGCTCACCCGCGCTCCGGCCGATGCCTCGGTCGATGAAGTGCATTCGGGCGACCTTGCGACGGCGGAAACCTATGGCGCCCGCGTGGCGGCCATCGCGGCCCGTCTGGCTTGA
- a CDS encoding winged helix-turn-helix transcriptional regulator: MPCSGGNYNVYDPGCPARQVLDRLGDKWALLVLDHLRGGEVRFNGLRQSIRGISQKVLSQVLKRLERDGLVSRTVFATVPVTVVYALTPLGETLTETVAVLTHWAEANMATIATAQADYDARMEAGLLPG, translated from the coding sequence ATGCCCTGTAGCGGCGGAAATTATAACGTTTATGACCCCGGCTGTCCGGCGCGGCAGGTTCTCGACAGGCTGGGCGACAAATGGGCCCTGCTGGTGCTCGATCACTTGCGCGGGGGTGAAGTGCGCTTCAACGGGTTGCGCCAGTCGATCCGGGGCATTTCGCAAAAGGTGCTCTCGCAAGTGCTCAAGCGCCTCGAACGCGATGGGCTGGTCTCGCGCACGGTCTTTGCCACGGTGCCGGTCACGGTCGTCTACGCGCTCACCCCGCTGGGTGAGACCTTGACCGAGACAGTCGCCGTGCTCACCCACTGGGCCGAGGCCAACATGGCCACCATCGCCACGGCGCAGGCCGATTACGACGCGCGAATGGAGGCAGGCCTTCTGCCCGGCTGA